Proteins encoded in a region of the Streptomyces sp. PCS3-D2 genome:
- a CDS encoding metal-dependent hydrolase has protein sequence MMGPAHSLSGAAAWLGVGAATAAAGHPMPWPVLVVGALICAGAALAPDLDHKSATISRAFGPLSKGLCEVVDKISYAVYKATRSTKDARRSGGHRTLTHTWLWAVLIGGGASALAVTADRWGVLALLFVHLVLAVEGLLWRAARMSSDVLVWLLGATSAWIMAGVLDQPGNGANWLFTEPGQEYLWLGLPIVLGALVHDIGDALTVSGCPVLWPLPIAGKRWYPIGPPKAMRFRAGSWVELKVLMPVFIVLGGFGGASALGFI, from the coding sequence TCACTCTCCGGGGCGGCGGCCTGGCTGGGGGTGGGCGCGGCCACTGCGGCCGCCGGCCACCCCATGCCCTGGCCGGTCCTCGTCGTCGGCGCGCTGATCTGCGCCGGCGCCGCCCTCGCCCCGGATCTCGACCACAAGTCGGCCACGATCTCCCGCGCCTTCGGCCCGTTGTCCAAGGGCCTGTGCGAGGTGGTCGACAAGATCTCCTACGCCGTCTACAAAGCCACGCGCTCCACGAAGGACGCCCGCCGTTCCGGTGGCCACCGCACCCTGACGCACACCTGGCTGTGGGCGGTGCTGATCGGCGGCGGAGCCTCCGCGCTCGCCGTCACCGCCGATCGCTGGGGCGTGCTGGCGCTGCTCTTCGTGCACCTGGTGCTCGCGGTCGAGGGCCTCCTGTGGCGGGCCGCCCGGATGTCCAGCGACGTCTTGGTGTGGCTACTCGGCGCGACCAGCGCGTGGATCATGGCCGGGGTGCTCGACCAGCCCGGAAACGGTGCGAACTGGCTGTTCACCGAGCCGGGACAGGAGTACCTCTGGCTCGGCCTGCCCATCGTGCTCGGCGCCCTGGTCCACGACATCGGCGACGCTCTGACGGTCTCCGGCTGTCCGGTCCTGTGGCCGCTGCCGATCGCCGGGAAACGCTGGTACCCGATCGGCCCGCCGAAGGCGATGCGTTTCCGCGCCGGCAGCTGGGTGGAGCTGAAGGTCCTCATGCCCGTGTTCATCGTGCTGGGCGGCTTCGGAGGCGCCTCGGCCCTCGGCTTCATCTGA
- a CDS encoding ABC transporter ATP-binding protein gives MIGVAPPEHDPAAPETAATLPVGTPATVRGYVRGLFRRHRRAFLLLVGVNAVAVIASMVGPYLLGRVVDDLAAGARELQLGRMALLFAAALAVQACFVRLVRLRGAMLGEEMLADLREDFLVRSVGLPPGVLERAGTGDLLSRITTDIDRLANAMREAVPQLAIGVVWAGLLFGALAATAPPLALAALVALPVLVLGCRWYFRRAPSAYRSEAAGYAAVAAVLTETVDAGRTVEAHRLGPERIAKSERRIKEWTAWERYTLFLRTVLFPVVNVTFVTILGSVLLIGGYCVIQGWMSVGQLTTGALLAQMLIDPIGLILRWYDELQIAQVSLGRLVGVREIEPDAGDAKAAPDGRDVRAREVRFGYRDGVDVLHGVALSVPPGTRMALVGPSGAGKSTLGRLLAGIYGPRTGEVTLGGARLSRMPAERVREHVALVNQEHHVFVGSLRDNLRLARTEATDVELWAALRAVDADGWARALADGLDTEVGSGGTALTPAQAQQVALARLVLADPHTLVLDEATSLLDPRAARHMERSLARVLDGRTVIAIAHRLHTAHDADVIAVVEGGRISELGSHDELVAADGAYAALWRSWHG, from the coding sequence ATGATCGGCGTGGCGCCACCGGAACACGATCCGGCGGCCCCCGAGACGGCCGCGACCCTGCCCGTGGGGACGCCGGCAACCGTACGGGGCTATGTGCGCGGCCTGTTCCGGCGCCACCGGCGGGCGTTCCTGCTGCTGGTGGGCGTCAACGCCGTCGCGGTGATCGCCTCCATGGTCGGCCCGTACCTGCTGGGCCGGGTCGTCGACGACCTGGCGGCGGGGGCCCGCGAGCTGCAACTGGGACGGATGGCCCTGCTGTTCGCGGCGGCGCTGGCCGTGCAGGCGTGCTTCGTGCGGCTGGTCAGGCTGCGCGGGGCGATGCTGGGCGAGGAGATGCTCGCCGATCTGCGCGAGGACTTCCTGGTGCGGTCGGTGGGTCTGCCGCCGGGCGTGCTCGAACGCGCCGGTACCGGGGACCTGCTGTCGCGGATCACCACCGACATCGACCGGCTGGCCAACGCGATGCGCGAGGCCGTACCGCAGCTGGCGATCGGCGTGGTGTGGGCGGGCCTGCTGTTCGGCGCCCTGGCGGCGACCGCGCCGCCACTGGCGCTGGCCGCGCTCGTCGCACTGCCGGTCCTGGTGCTCGGCTGCCGCTGGTACTTCCGGCGGGCTCCCTCGGCGTACCGCTCGGAAGCCGCCGGCTACGCCGCGGTCGCCGCCGTGCTCACCGAGACGGTGGACGCGGGCCGCACGGTCGAGGCGCACCGGCTGGGTCCGGAGCGGATCGCGAAGTCCGAGCGTCGGATCAAGGAGTGGACGGCGTGGGAGCGGTACACGCTGTTCCTGCGGACCGTCCTCTTCCCCGTCGTCAACGTCACCTTCGTGACGATCCTCGGCTCGGTGCTGCTGATCGGCGGTTACTGCGTGATCCAGGGCTGGATGTCGGTGGGTCAGCTGACCACCGGCGCGCTGCTGGCGCAGATGCTGATCGATCCGATCGGCCTGATCCTTCGCTGGTACGACGAGCTCCAGATCGCCCAGGTGTCGCTGGGCCGCCTGGTGGGTGTGCGGGAGATCGAACCGGACGCCGGAGACGCGAAGGCGGCCCCCGACGGCCGGGACGTCCGGGCACGGGAGGTCCGCTTCGGCTACCGGGACGGCGTGGACGTCCTGCACGGGGTGGCGTTGTCGGTGCCCCCCGGCACCCGGATGGCGCTCGTCGGCCCGTCGGGCGCGGGGAAGTCCACCCTGGGACGGCTGCTCGCGGGCATCTACGGACCCCGGACCGGCGAGGTCACCCTCGGCGGGGCCCGGCTGTCGCGGATGCCGGCGGAGCGGGTGCGCGAGCACGTGGCCCTGGTCAACCAGGAGCACCACGTTTTCGTGGGATCGCTGCGCGACAACCTCCGGCTCGCGCGGACGGAGGCCACGGACGTCGAGCTGTGGGCGGCGCTGAGGGCAGTGGACGCGGACGGCTGGGCCCGGGCCCTGGCGGACGGCCTGGACACCGAGGTCGGCTCCGGCGGCACGGCACTCACCCCGGCGCAGGCGCAGCAGGTGGCGCTGGCCCGGCTGGTGCTCGCGGATCCGCACACGCTGGTGTTGGACGAGGCCACCTCGCTGCTCGACCCTCGGGCGGCGCGTCACATGGAACGCTCGCTGGCCCGGGTGCTGGACGGCCGCACGGTCATCGCCATCGCCCACCGGCTCCACACCGCCCACGACGCGGATGTGATCGCGGTGGTCGAGGGCGGCCGGATCAGCGAACTCGGCTCGCACGACGAGCTGGTCGCGGCGGACGGGGCGTACGCGGCACTCTGGAGGTCCTGGCACGGCTGA
- a CDS encoding ABC transporter ATP-binding protein — MQISDLPYPDPGVPDARSGPRFLLWLGRGQLGGQLKSLCWGMLHFGGVAGLPYAVGLGVDAVVDRDADRLLLVGGLLVLIGVAISVGDAMLHRTAVTNWITAAARVQQLLARKTAELGSALTRRVAAGEVVAVSTGDVEKIGWFVEAVSRFLAAVFAVVLVCVGLMFYAPELGVVVSVGVPLIALAALPLLPRATRRADIQREKAGRATELASDTVAGLRVLRGIGGEELFLGRYREASQEVRKAAVRSARMWALIAAIQVVLPGLLLITVVWYGASLALDGRIAVGELVAAFSAVATLLYPLRHFEEIAMAYSFSRPSAQRAARVLSLARTDSVERPVRDGAVLEPAAGGDLYDPRTGLLAPAGRFTAVVCGDPDLAGRLAERLGGHAVAAGDSQERDQDGDGGEADGSGDRPAQDEPSVLLGGVALDDLELDTARRLVLVQDKDPVLLSGTLRELFDVPASGAVASGAALAAAQCADVLDALLQSAPDGVEDPMDARITERGRSLSGGQRQRLALARSLVTDPEVLVLDEPTSAVDSHTEARIADGITALRSGRTTVVLASSPLLLDRADRVVLIDGGTVAAVGTHQELLHREPLYRAVVTRETDEEQRLAGLGMTELEEALTEIEESA; from the coding sequence ATGCAGATCAGCGATCTTCCGTATCCGGATCCGGGAGTACCAGACGCGCGCTCCGGCCCCCGCTTCCTCCTGTGGCTGGGGCGTGGTCAGCTCGGCGGACAACTCAAGAGCCTGTGCTGGGGAATGCTGCACTTCGGCGGCGTCGCCGGACTGCCGTACGCCGTGGGCCTGGGCGTCGACGCGGTCGTGGACCGCGATGCCGACCGGCTGCTGCTCGTGGGCGGACTGCTGGTTCTGATCGGCGTCGCCATCTCGGTCGGCGATGCCATGCTCCACCGCACCGCCGTCACCAACTGGATCACCGCCGCCGCCCGTGTGCAACAGCTCCTCGCCCGCAAGACCGCAGAGCTGGGCTCCGCCCTGACGCGCCGGGTCGCCGCGGGTGAGGTGGTCGCGGTGTCCACCGGTGACGTGGAGAAGATCGGATGGTTCGTCGAGGCGGTCTCCCGCTTCCTCGCCGCCGTCTTCGCCGTCGTACTGGTGTGCGTGGGCCTGATGTTCTACGCACCCGAGCTGGGCGTCGTCGTGTCCGTCGGCGTACCGCTGATCGCCCTGGCCGCGCTGCCGCTGCTGCCGCGGGCCACCCGGCGCGCCGACATCCAGCGGGAGAAGGCGGGCAGGGCGACCGAGCTGGCCTCGGACACCGTCGCGGGGCTGCGCGTGCTGCGCGGCATCGGAGGCGAGGAGCTGTTCCTCGGCCGGTACCGCGAGGCCTCGCAGGAGGTCCGCAAGGCCGCCGTGCGCAGTGCCCGGATGTGGGCGCTGATCGCCGCGATCCAGGTGGTGCTCCCCGGCCTGCTGCTGATCACCGTCGTCTGGTACGGCGCCTCGCTGGCCCTGGACGGGCGCATCGCGGTGGGTGAACTCGTCGCGGCGTTCAGCGCAGTGGCGACGCTCCTCTACCCGCTGCGCCACTTCGAGGAGATCGCCATGGCGTACTCCTTCTCGCGCCCCTCGGCCCAGCGGGCCGCCCGGGTGCTGTCCCTGGCCCGGACGGACTCGGTGGAGCGTCCCGTGCGGGACGGTGCGGTGCTGGAACCGGCCGCGGGCGGGGACCTGTACGACCCGCGGACCGGGCTGCTGGCACCCGCGGGCCGGTTCACCGCCGTCGTCTGCGGGGATCCGGACCTGGCGGGGCGGCTGGCGGAGCGCCTCGGCGGCCATGCCGTGGCCGCGGGGGACTCGCAGGAGCGGGACCAGGACGGCGACGGCGGCGAGGCGGACGGAAGCGGCGACCGGCCGGCGCAGGACGAACCTTCGGTGCTCCTGGGTGGAGTGGCCCTGGACGACCTCGAACTGGACACCGCCCGCAGGCTGGTCCTGGTCCAGGACAAGGACCCGGTGCTGCTGTCGGGAACACTGCGCGAGCTGTTCGACGTACCGGCCTCCGGGGCGGTCGCCTCCGGCGCCGCTCTCGCCGCCGCCCAGTGCGCGGACGTACTGGACGCGCTGCTGCAGTCGGCGCCGGACGGCGTCGAGGACCCGATGGACGCCCGGATCACCGAACGCGGCCGGTCGCTGTCCGGCGGCCAGCGCCAGCGTCTGGCGCTGGCCCGGTCCCTGGTCACCGACCCGGAGGTGCTCGTGCTCGACGAGCCGACCTCCGCGGTCGACTCGCACACGGAGGCACGGATCGCGGACGGGATCACGGCCCTGCGCTCCGGACGGACCACGGTCGTCCTGGCGTCCTCGCCGCTCCTGCTGGACCGTGCGGACCGGGTCGTGCTCATCGACGGCGGCACCGTGGCGGCCGTCGGGACCCACCAGGAGCTGCTGCACCGCGAGCCGCTCTACCGGGCGGTCGTCACCCGCGAGACGGACGAGGAGCAGCGCCTCGCCGGACTCGGCATGACAGAGCTGGAAGAAGCACTCACAGAGATCGAGGAATCCGCATGA
- a CDS encoding MarR family winged helix-turn-helix transcriptional regulator: MSSASDTDRLLAEQLLRLTRRLHRIQKRHMVPLGITPAQSRLLRLVSHYEGGQPPRMADLAARLEVVPRAVTTLVDGLEAAECVRRVPDPANRRVIRIELTDTGRATLRRLRDARTDAAEEILAPLTADQREVLGGLLNALSDAPAEERTC, from the coding sequence ATGAGCTCCGCCTCCGACACCGATCGCCTCCTCGCCGAACAACTGCTGCGCCTGACGCGCAGGCTGCACCGGATCCAGAAGCGCCACATGGTGCCGCTCGGGATCACTCCCGCCCAGAGTCGGCTGCTGCGGCTCGTCTCGCATTACGAGGGCGGGCAGCCGCCCCGGATGGCGGACCTCGCCGCCCGGCTGGAGGTGGTCCCCCGCGCGGTGACCACCCTCGTCGACGGCCTGGAAGCGGCCGAGTGCGTACGGCGGGTGCCCGACCCGGCGAACCGCCGCGTCATCAGGATCGAGCTCACCGACACCGGCCGGGCCACGCTGCGCCGTCTGCGCGACGCGCGGACCGACGCCGCGGAGGAAATCCTGGCTCCGTTGACCGCCGACCAGCGCGAGGTGCTCGGCGGTCTGCTGAACGCTCTGTCGGACGCCCCGGCGGAGGAGCGCACCTGCTGA
- a CDS encoding ABC transporter ATP-binding protein: MPHDEPKWTPSKDPLDPTRPAPAEQPRELRRIVGLFRPYRGRLAVVGLLVCASSLVGVASPFLLREILDVAIPQGRTGLLSLLALGMIATAVVTSVFGVLQTLISTTVGQRVMHDLRTAVYEQLQRMPLAFFTRTRTGEVQSRIANDIGGMQATVTSTATSLVSNLTAVIATVVAMLALDWRLTLVSLLLLPVFVWISRRVGNERKRITTRRQKQMAAMAATVTESLSVSGILLGRTMGRSESLTSAFSEESEKLVDLEVRASMAGRWRMSTIGIVMAAMPALIYWAAGIALQTGAPSLSVGTLVAFVTLQQGLFRPAVSLLSTGVQIQTSLALFARIFEYLDLPVDITERADPVRLDRAKGEVTLEGVDFAYDAENAPTLTGIDITVPAGGSLAVVGPTGSGKSTLSYLVPRLYDVTGGRVAIDGVDVRDLDFDSLARSVGVVSQETYLFHASVADNLRFAKPDATDEEITEAARAAQIHDHIASLPDGYDTLVGERGYRFSGGEKQRLAIARTILRDPPVLILDEATSALDTRTEHAVQQAIDRLSAGRTTITIAHRLSTVRDADQIVVLDGGRIAERGTHEELLKADGRYAALVRRDRDAALTPEPPEEAQLAPVNV, encoded by the coding sequence ATGCCACACGACGAACCGAAGTGGACCCCGTCGAAGGACCCCCTGGATCCGACCCGACCCGCCCCGGCCGAGCAGCCTCGGGAGCTGCGCCGGATCGTCGGCCTGTTCCGCCCCTACCGCGGCCGGCTGGCCGTCGTCGGCCTGCTCGTCTGCGCCTCCTCGCTGGTCGGCGTCGCCTCGCCGTTCCTGCTCAGGGAGATCCTCGACGTCGCGATCCCGCAGGGCCGCACCGGACTGCTGAGCCTGCTCGCGCTCGGCATGATCGCCACCGCCGTCGTCACGAGCGTCTTCGGAGTCCTGCAGACGCTGATATCCACCACGGTGGGTCAGCGCGTCATGCACGACTTGCGCACCGCCGTCTACGAGCAGCTCCAGCGGATGCCGCTCGCCTTCTTCACCCGGACCCGCACCGGAGAGGTCCAGTCCCGCATCGCCAACGACATCGGCGGCATGCAGGCCACCGTCACCTCCACCGCGACCTCGCTCGTCTCGAACCTGACGGCCGTCATCGCCACCGTGGTCGCCATGCTCGCGCTCGACTGGCGGCTCACCCTGGTCTCACTGCTCCTGCTGCCCGTCTTCGTGTGGATCAGCCGCCGGGTCGGGAACGAGCGGAAGAGGATCACGACGCGGCGGCAGAAGCAGATGGCGGCCATGGCCGCGACGGTCACCGAGTCGCTCTCGGTCAGCGGCATCCTGCTCGGCCGCACCATGGGGCGCTCCGAGTCGCTGACGTCCGCCTTCTCCGAGGAGTCGGAGAAGCTCGTCGACCTCGAAGTGCGCGCCAGCATGGCCGGGCGCTGGCGGATGTCCACCATCGGCATCGTCATGGCCGCTATGCCCGCGCTCATCTACTGGGCCGCCGGCATCGCCCTCCAGACCGGCGCCCCTTCGCTCTCCGTCGGCACCCTCGTCGCCTTCGTCACCCTCCAGCAGGGACTCTTCCGGCCCGCCGTCAGCCTGCTGTCGACCGGGGTGCAGATACAGACCTCGCTGGCGCTGTTCGCCCGCATCTTCGAATACCTCGACCTGCCGGTGGACATCACGGAGCGGGCGGACCCGGTCCGGCTGGACCGGGCCAAGGGAGAGGTCACCCTGGAGGGCGTGGACTTCGCCTACGACGCGGAGAACGCCCCGACCCTCACCGGGATCGACATCACCGTCCCGGCCGGCGGCTCCCTCGCCGTCGTCGGCCCGACAGGCTCCGGCAAGAGCACCCTCAGCTACCTGGTGCCACGGCTCTACGACGTCACCGGCGGGCGGGTCGCCATCGACGGGGTGGACGTGCGCGACCTCGACTTCGACTCGCTCGCCCGCTCGGTCGGGGTCGTCTCCCAGGAGACCTATCTCTTCCACGCCTCGGTCGCGGACAACCTGCGCTTCGCCAAGCCCGACGCCACCGACGAGGAGATCACCGAGGCGGCCCGCGCCGCCCAGATCCACGACCACATCGCGTCCCTGCCCGACGGCTACGACACCCTCGTCGGCGAGCGCGGCTACCGGTTCTCCGGTGGTGAGAAACAGCGCCTCGCCATCGCCCGCACCATCCTCAGGGACCCGCCCGTGCTCATCCTCGACGAGGCGACCAGCGCCCTCGACACCCGCACGGAGCACGCGGTCCAGCAGGCCATCGACCGCCTGTCCGCGGGGCGCACCACCATCACCATTGCCCACCGCCTCTCGACCGTGCGCGACGCCGACCAGATCGTGGTCCTCGACGGCGGCCGCATCGCCGAGCGCGGCACCCATGAGGAGCTCCTGAAGGCGGACGGCCGGTACGCGGCCCTGGTACGCCGGGACCGGGACGCGGCCCTCACCCCCGAGCCGCCGGAGGAAGCGCAGCTGGCTCCGGTGAATGTGTGA
- the mltG gene encoding endolytic transglycosylase MltG: MRHESRPHRRRSRLTRRGRLALFLGLLLTLGAVVLIPVLRGAQEPEVPSRLTIPEGWRASQVYAAVDRALKLPPGTAKSAVPSAALALPAEAEGNPEGYLFPATYPVTSKTTPAALLARMVRTANEKLATTAVADGGKAHGMTPYQTATMASVIEAEAESPADMGKVARVVHNRLAKSMPLQMDSTLNYALNRSTLDTTLSDTRIDHPFNTYERQGLPPTPIDSPGLAAMAAAVAPTPGDWLFFVTVKPGDTRFSATYAEHRKHVAEFNRYRARAGSRAG; the protein is encoded by the coding sequence ATGCGTCATGAGTCCCGGCCGCACCGGCGCCGATCCCGGCTCACCCGCCGGGGCCGACTGGCCCTCTTCCTCGGCCTCCTGCTCACGCTCGGTGCGGTGGTCCTGATCCCGGTCCTGCGGGGCGCGCAGGAGCCGGAGGTGCCGAGCCGGCTGACGATTCCGGAGGGATGGCGCGCGTCCCAGGTGTACGCGGCGGTCGACCGGGCGCTCAAGCTCCCGCCGGGAACCGCGAAGTCGGCCGTGCCCAGCGCCGCTCTGGCGCTGCCCGCGGAGGCCGAGGGCAACCCGGAGGGGTACCTCTTCCCCGCGACGTACCCGGTGACCTCGAAGACGACCCCGGCCGCGCTCCTCGCCCGTATGGTGCGCACGGCCAACGAGAAGCTCGCCACCACGGCGGTGGCCGACGGCGGCAAGGCCCACGGGATGACCCCCTACCAGACGGCGACGATGGCCAGCGTCATCGAGGCGGAGGCCGAGAGCCCCGCCGACATGGGCAAGGTCGCCCGGGTGGTGCACAACCGGCTGGCGAAGTCGATGCCGCTGCAGATGGACTCCACCCTCAACTACGCGCTGAACCGCAGCACCCTCGACACCACGCTGAGCGACACCCGGATCGACCACCCCTTCAACACCTACGAACGCCAGGGCCTGCCGCCCACACCGATCGACAGCCCCGGTCTGGCGGCGATGGCCGCGGCGGTCGCGCCGACACCGGGCGACTGGCTCTTCTTCGTCACCGTCAAGCCGGGCGACACGCGCTTCTCGGCGACGTACGCGGAGCACCGGAAGCACGTGGCGGAGTTCAACAGGTACCGCGCCCGGGCGGGCTCGCGCGCCGGGTGA
- a CDS encoding NAD(P)-binding domain-containing protein has protein sequence MRRNADGASSDGDPAVVDVAVIGAGQAGLSGAYHLTRAGLDHVVLDHAPRPGGAWQYRWPSLTYGTVHGMHALPGMELTGADPLRPASEVVGEYFAAYEEHFGLRVRRPVHVSAIREAGDGRLRVETSAGSWSARALISATGTWDRPFWPRYPGQETFRGRQLHTADYPGPRAFAGARVIVVGGGTSAVQHLLEIAEVAERTTWVTRRPPVFRDGSFGEAEGRAAVALVDERVRRGLPPQSVVSVTGLPLNEAVRAGLASGVLNRRPVFDRITTAGAAWADGSRVDADVLLWATGFRAAVDHLAPLHLREPGGGIRVEGTRAVLDERIHLVGYGPSASTVGANRAGRAAVREIRRLLRREPALAPAP, from the coding sequence CTGAGGCGGAACGCGGACGGCGCGAGCAGCGACGGGGACCCGGCGGTGGTCGACGTGGCGGTCATCGGGGCCGGGCAGGCGGGCCTGTCCGGCGCATACCACCTGACGCGGGCGGGGCTCGACCACGTGGTCCTGGACCACGCGCCCCGCCCGGGCGGGGCCTGGCAGTACCGCTGGCCCTCGCTCACCTACGGCACGGTGCACGGGATGCACGCCCTGCCCGGCATGGAACTGACCGGCGCCGACCCGCTGCGGCCCGCGTCGGAGGTGGTCGGGGAGTACTTCGCCGCCTACGAGGAGCACTTCGGCCTACGCGTACGGCGCCCCGTGCACGTGTCGGCCATACGCGAGGCGGGCGACGGGCGGCTGCGCGTGGAGACCTCGGCCGGCAGCTGGTCGGCGCGGGCCCTGATCAGCGCAACCGGGACCTGGGACCGGCCGTTCTGGCCACGCTACCCCGGGCAGGAGACGTTCCGCGGCCGCCAGCTGCACACGGCGGACTACCCGGGGCCTCGGGCGTTCGCCGGCGCCCGGGTGATCGTGGTGGGCGGCGGGACGTCGGCGGTCCAGCACCTGCTGGAGATCGCCGAGGTGGCGGAGCGGACCACCTGGGTGACCCGACGTCCCCCGGTCTTCCGCGACGGGAGCTTCGGCGAGGCCGAGGGACGGGCCGCGGTGGCCCTGGTGGACGAGCGGGTGCGCCGGGGGCTGCCGCCGCAGAGCGTGGTCAGCGTGACGGGCCTGCCGCTGAACGAGGCCGTCCGGGCCGGCCTGGCCTCGGGCGTCCTGAACCGCCGGCCCGTGTTCGACCGGATCACCACCGCCGGGGCCGCCTGGGCCGACGGCAGCCGTGTGGACGCGGACGTCCTCCTGTGGGCCACCGGCTTCCGCGCGGCCGTCGACCACCTGGCCCCGCTGCACCTGCGCGAACCGGGCGGCGGCATCCGCGTCGAGGGGACCCGGGCCGTGCTCGACGAGCGGATCCACCTGGTCGGCTACGGTCCTTCGGCCTCGACCGTCGGCGCCAACCGCGCGGGCCGGGCGGCGGTGCGTGAGATCCGCCGCCTGCTGCGGCGCGAACCGGCCCTCGCACCCGCGCCCTGA
- a CDS encoding HAD family phosphatase: MISVIFDLDGTLVDSEPNYYESGRRTLEAHGVPDFTWEQHARFIGIGTRETLEILRDRYGIRTPVERLLAEQNAAYLELARTRTEVFPQMRKLVERLRSEGVPMAVASGSSRAAIDAVLVGTGLDALLTTAVSAEEVAQGKPAPDVFLEAARRLGAEPADCVVVEDAAPGALAARAAGMGCIAVPYAAEIAGDTAFTSAGLLFPGGQSGFSADAAYEWLCTRSPGPAA; the protein is encoded by the coding sequence ATGATCTCCGTCATATTCGATCTCGACGGCACCCTCGTGGACAGCGAGCCGAACTACTACGAGTCCGGGCGCCGCACGCTGGAGGCGCACGGCGTCCCCGACTTCACGTGGGAGCAGCACGCCCGCTTCATCGGCATCGGCACACGGGAGACCCTGGAGATCCTCAGGGACCGGTACGGCATCCGGACGCCCGTCGAGCGGCTGCTCGCCGAGCAGAACGCCGCCTACCTGGAACTCGCGCGCACCCGGACCGAGGTCTTTCCGCAGATGCGCAAGCTCGTCGAACGGCTGCGGTCCGAGGGGGTGCCGATGGCGGTGGCCTCCGGTTCCTCCCGCGCGGCCATCGACGCCGTACTGGTGGGCACCGGCCTGGACGCGCTGCTGACCACGGCGGTCTCCGCGGAGGAGGTCGCGCAGGGCAAGCCCGCCCCGGACGTGTTCCTGGAGGCGGCCCGGCGGCTGGGCGCCGAGCCGGCCGACTGCGTGGTCGTGGAGGACGCGGCGCCGGGTGCCCTGGCAGCCCGCGCAGCGGGCATGGGATGCATCGCGGTCCCCTACGCGGCGGAGATCGCCGGTGACACGGCGTTCACGTCCGCTGGTCTACTCTTCCCCGGCGGGCAGTCCGGTTTCAGCGCGGACGCCGCCTACGAGTGGCTGTGCACGCGCTCCCCGGGCCCGGCCGCCTGA
- a CDS encoding Lrp/AsnC family transcriptional regulator has product MAVDELDTRILRLLIEQPRTSVREYARILGVARGTLQARLDRLERTGVITGTGPVLSPAALGHPVLAFVHIEVTQGHLDDVGDALAAVPEIIEAFSITGGGDLLTRVAARDNAHLEDVIQRLIRLPGVVRTRTEVALRERVAHRLLPLVEAVGRNARRT; this is encoded by the coding sequence ATGGCGGTGGACGAGCTCGACACCAGAATCCTGCGCCTGCTGATCGAGCAGCCGCGCACCAGCGTCCGTGAGTACGCCCGGATCCTCGGTGTCGCCCGCGGCACCCTCCAGGCCCGGCTGGACCGGCTGGAGCGCACGGGCGTGATCACCGGGACCGGACCGGTGCTTTCCCCCGCGGCACTGGGCCACCCGGTGCTGGCCTTCGTACACATCGAGGTCACCCAGGGCCACCTGGACGACGTCGGCGACGCGCTGGCCGCCGTGCCGGAGATCATCGAGGCCTTCTCCATCACCGGTGGCGGGGACCTGCTGACCCGGGTGGCGGCCCGGGACAACGCGCATCTGGAGGACGTGATCCAGCGGCTGATCCGGCTTCCGGGCGTGGTCCGCACGCGGACGGAAGTGGCACTGCGCGAGCGGGTCGCACACCGGCTGCTGCCCTTGGTGGAAGCGGTGGGGAGGAACGCCCGCAGAACCTGA
- a CDS encoding YoaK family protein, giving the protein MDENRKAGRTAGSRLPPHMPALMVALTSVTGVIEAVSLLALGPAFTAMQTGNVLFLAFGVAQAPDLPTLPAAVSLAAFVIGVVCGSHLEAVTEARGRRWFVMGLLVEAGLILAAAVVAWGLVPQYGSPTPRHLAVTSVLALAMGLRNTTIMRADVPGVPTTLVTRSMTAFLGGSAMGHQAVYAYGSAGWKLRGLSVLAIFTGGVFGALLLLRAGWTVGWLLLVPAATVMVVALAYRKQPQPRTGRVTGRERRR; this is encoded by the coding sequence ATGGACGAGAACCGGAAGGCCGGGCGGACGGCCGGTTCGCGGCTGCCGCCGCACATGCCGGCGCTGATGGTCGCCCTGACCTCGGTGACCGGGGTGATCGAGGCGGTGAGCCTGCTCGCGCTCGGGCCCGCCTTCACGGCGATGCAGACAGGGAACGTGCTGTTCCTGGCCTTCGGTGTCGCTCAGGCGCCCGACCTTCCGACGCTCCCCGCCGCCGTCTCGCTGGCCGCGTTCGTCATCGGCGTGGTCTGCGGTTCGCACCTGGAGGCCGTGACGGAGGCCCGCGGGCGGCGCTGGTTCGTCATGGGGCTCCTCGTCGAGGCCGGGCTGATCCTGGCCGCCGCGGTGGTGGCGTGGGGGCTGGTGCCGCAGTACGGTTCGCCGACCCCGCGGCACCTCGCGGTGACGTCGGTCCTGGCGCTGGCGATGGGGCTGCGCAACACCACGATCATGCGGGCCGACGTGCCGGGGGTGCCCACGACGCTGGTCACCCGGTCGATGACGGCGTTCCTGGGCGGCTCCGCCATGGGGCACCAAGCGGTCTACGCGTACGGTTCGGCCGGCTGGAAACTGCGCGGCCTGTCCGTCCTGGCCATCTTCACCGGCGGGGTCTTCGGGGCGCTGCTGCTGCTCCGGGCCGGCTGGACGGTGGGCTGGCTGCTGCTGGTTCCCGCCGCCACGGTCATGGTGGTGGCCCTGGCGTACCGCAAGCAGCCCCAGCCGCGCACCGGGCGGGTCACTGGCCGGGAACGACGGCGGTGA